A segment of the Lentimicrobiaceae bacterium genome:
GGAATTTCAGGATCTACCGGTTGTACAAAAGTTTTATAGGTTTTATTTCTGTCGGGGGTTTTACCTTTGGTGCTTACTACCACTTCTCCTTTTTTAACAAACAGATTGGTAATACTAACTGCCTCATTCAGCAATCCACCGCCATTGTCGCGCAAGTCAATAATTAAAGCTTTGAACTTTTCGTTTTCACGTAGTTTCAGAAAGGCATCTTTTACTTCCTTAGCAGAATTTTGCGTAAACCCGGTTAACTTAATGTAGCCAGTGTTTTCATCAACCATTGAGGAAAATGCGACGTTTGGAATGGCTACATTTTCACGCATTACTTCGATGTCGATGGGAGAATGGGAGCCTTCGCGCTGCACCAGGATGTTAATTTTAGTTCCCGGTTGTCCTTTTAAAATAGCACTTACATCGCTCACTGATTTTCCTTTGGTGTCTTTGTTGTTGATTTTCAGAATCTGGTCGCCAGGAATTAGTCCGGCTTTCTGTGCCGGGGAATTTTCGTAAGGTTCTGAAATCACAATGTAATCACCCTGCTTATGTATTAAAGCGCCAATGCCACCATATTGCCCGGTAGTCATGAAAGTGAAATCCTCGATCTCGGCTTCTGAAATAAAAACAGTGTATGGGTCAAGCTTGTCTAGTATTGCATCAATTCCAGTTTTTGTCAGGTCGCCATAGTTTATTTCATCAACATAATTGTTGTTGAGCTCTTTAAACATGGTTGCGAAGATGTCGAGGTTCTTTGATATTTCAAAGGATGACGAGTTTTGCGCATTTACGTTGAGGTTGACCAACAGGCCAATCATGAAGGTAAATAGTAATTTGTACACCTGTTTCATTTAACCGTTTGTTTGATTAGAATGTAAATCAGGGGACAGGGTCATAACCACTGCCTCCCCAGGGATGACATGATAGCACTCTTTTTATAGTAAGCCAGCCTCCTTTAAAAGGCCCGTGTTTTTTTATAGCCTCAACTCCATAGGCAGAACAAGTTGGTGTGTAACGACACGATGGAGGTAAATAAGGAGAAATGGCCCCCTGATACAACCTGATGATACCAATCAAAATGTTAGCCAGTAGTTTTTTCATGTGCAGAAACTAAACGCTGTAATAGCTGAATTATTATAGGTTCAAGCGAATTGATATCTACAATTTCTTTGCCCGCATAAATGAAGGCCAGATGGCAGCTTTTGCCATTCAGGCCTTCCATAGCAATATACTTATTTTTTCGATAACATTCTCTCAGCAGGCGCTTGATTTTGTTACGGTCAACAGCATGCCTGAAATTCCGTTTAGGGACAGATAGCAACACTTTGATGCATGGAGTTTTTTCGCAATCCGTTGGCAGCCAAAGCATTTTGACCGGGTATTTAAAAACAGCATTTCCGGTTTTAAAAAGCCTGTCGATGTCTGATATATTACACAAATGCTCCTGCTTTCTAAATGTTTGCATAGCACCTGTTGTTATGTTAGAATGCTTTCGTCAAAAGGAAAGCAGCTGTGATTATTTGCTTTTATTATTTACAGCCAGAAACTGTTCAATTGCTTTTGACATTGAAGGAGCAGTAGGAGTAGGGGCCTCAATGGTGATGGTTAAGCCGGCTTCACGCGCAGCCAGGGCTGTTGTTTGTCCGAATACACCAATGGCTTTTTCGCCTTGTTTAAAATCAGGAAAGCTCTTAAACAGCGATTTAATGCCAGAAGGGCTGAAAAATACCATCAATTCATATTTGTTTACATCAAGAAATGTCATATCACTCGAAACGGTGCGATACATAATGGCTTTCGAGTAATTGATCTTGTGTATGTCGAGTAAATCAGACAACTCGTTGTTATGCTCTTCATTGCATGGAAGCAAATACTTCTCAGTTTTATGCTTTCTGATAATGTCGACCAGCTCATTGAGCTCAAGTTTACTGAAGAAAATTTTCCGTTTTCTGTATTGGATGTATTTCTGCAGGTAATAAGCCGTTGCTTCCGAGGCGCAGAAATATTTCATGGTCTCGGGTATGTCGGTTCTTAATTCCCCTGCTAACCTGAAGAAATTATCAACACCATGCTTACTGGTGAAAATAACAGCTGTATAGTCAGATAAACGAACTTTGTTTTCTTTTCTGAATTCTATTGAACTAAGACCCTCAATCTTGAAGAATTTGTGAAAATCCAGGTTCAGGCAGTATTTCTTTATGATATCCCCATAAGGTGATTTCTCCAGTTCGGCCGGTTTAGGCTGCGAAATAAGTACGTTCTTGATTTTCAATTTTAATCCTATTTTAAAAATTAAACTTAATCAGAGTTACCGGTGTATGTATTCGCAACGCCCTGTTAATCAGAAGTTGTTATTATTTTGAATAATATTAGTACCGGTAAAATTTCGAGGGTGCAAAGATACAAAAATAAATAAACAAGCGAAAACGTTTGCGAGGTGAAGCTTATAGAAATACTTCTTAAAAATCGGAAAACAAGTCCTGTTATAAATACTGCAACTGCCAGATAGGTAATAATTGTACTTCCGGAATAATAACCTGCGACGGTCAAAGGAAACGCAATAATGCCGGTTGCAAGGTTGAATATGAGGCTGGTAAGTATATATTCAGCTGCTTCATGTCTGGTTCTGAAAAGGCTGCCCATGGCTTTTACCAGTAAAACTTTGGCCATCCAGAAAGAAACTACTGCTCCAAAAATTATATAATAAATCCTGAAAATATTTGTTATCCCAATAATTTCGCTGAGGTATCCCGAACCGAACTGATAAATTACAGTTGTTATGCTGGCTATGTAAACAAAGGCAAGTGCCGGCGTAATTCTTTCGTTGGTTACATTGCCTTCCCTGATAAGCTGGTTTACATTGTGCTTGGCGATTGTTGCCTTAAATAGTTGTTTAATCCGACGCGAGTAGTAGTATCTGACCCATGCTAAAATAATCAGACAAACCAGGAATGTTGCCGTCAGCCAGTCATCGCTGGGTTGATGCCTTACTGTCGGGGTGATTTGTTGAGATAAGTGGGCTGTGGTTTTAAAAATTGAGCTTTTGTCGTATACGGGGCCAATTGGAATGGCGCTTGTGCTGTCTTCCTGAAAAACAATTTCTTTAAGTTCAAACTTAAATTTATCTGCCGGCTTCACCGGATTCAGGCTGTCTGCCAGATAACCGGCATAGCTTGAGATAGAATCATGCTTTACTTCCTGTTTTTTTGCAACAGGTTGTAAATAGAAATTGGTATAAGTGGTTTGGTGCTCTGCGCTTCTCATTCAGCCTGCAAAATTAATACTTTTTGAGATGTACTGATGGGTTGTTTTTCAAGTCAGAAACAATATTTCAACAACCCTGATGGTTGGCAGAACTCAGGTCTTTTTTGATTTTTATGCCGTTTTTACTCGTTTGAGAATGAATCTCCGCTGCTTTATGGTTAAAAAAATGCTTTAGATTGAATGACAGATTTTTATAACATTGGCAGTATTGAAAATACCGGGGTTAGATATGGTGTGCTGATGTGTAAAATAACCCCTGGTAACAGCCGCCCGATGTAATGGCACAAAATGAACAGCCATAAGGATAGGCGCTTTAACTGAAAAATAACATATGATTAATTTAAAACACCGGTAAATAAGTTATAAATTTGCGGGCTGAAACTCAACTTGTTTAATACAATTCAGCCAATCTTTACTTACCATGTCATTGATGAAAGCCATCAGGGAAAATGCACAAAAGTTAAATAAGTGCATTGTACTACCCGAAGGAACCGAAGAACGGACGCTTAAAGCAGCCGATTTTATCCTCAAAGAAAAACTTGCCAGAATCATCCTTATCGGAAATAAATCCGAGATTCAGAACAAAGCGAATGAATGGGGACTACAGTTTATTGTACAGGCAACAATCATAGATCCTGTTGATAATCCCGATAAGGAACGTTATGCTAAAATTCTTTTTGAAATCAGAAAATCAAAAGGGATGACATGGGAGGAAGCGCTCAGGCTTACTGAAGATCCGTTGTATCTTGCCACCTTGTTGATTAAAGCAGGTGAAGCCGACGGAGAAGTGGCAGGTGCGATGAATGCAACAGGTAATGTATTGCGCCCGGCTTTTCAGATTGTTAAAACTCTTCCGGGAATCAGTGTGGTATCAGGTGCATTTCTGATGATTTTTAAAGACAATCCTTATGTGCCGGGTAATATTCTGGTTTTTGCTGATTGTGCTGTTCATC
Coding sequences within it:
- the rnpA gene encoding ribonuclease P protein component, which produces MQTFRKQEHLCNISDIDRLFKTGNAVFKYPVKMLWLPTDCEKTPCIKVLLSVPKRNFRHAVDRNKIKRLLRECYRKNKYIAMEGLNGKSCHLAFIYAGKEIVDINSLEPIIIQLLQRLVSAHEKTTG
- a CDS encoding DUF4271 domain-containing protein, giving the protein MRSAEHQTTYTNFYLQPVAKKQEVKHDSISSYAGYLADSLNPVKPADKFKFELKEIVFQEDSTSAIPIGPVYDKSSIFKTTAHLSQQITPTVRHQPSDDWLTATFLVCLIILAWVRYYYSRRIKQLFKATIAKHNVNQLIREGNVTNERITPALAFVYIASITTVIYQFGSGYLSEIIGITNIFRIYYIIFGAVVSFWMAKVLLVKAMGSLFRTRHEAAEYILTSLIFNLATGIIAFPLTVAGYYSGSTIITYLAVAVFITGLVFRFLRSISISFTSQTFSLVYLFLYLCTLEILPVLILFKIITTSD
- a CDS encoding uroporphyrinogen-III synthase gives rise to the protein MKIKNVLISQPKPAELEKSPYGDIIKKYCLNLDFHKFFKIEGLSSIEFRKENKVRLSDYTAVIFTSKHGVDNFFRLAGELRTDIPETMKYFCASEATAYYLQKYIQYRKRKIFFSKLELNELVDIIRKHKTEKYLLPCNEEHNNELSDLLDIHKINYSKAIMYRTVSSDMTFLDVNKYELMVFFSPSGIKSLFKSFPDFKQGEKAIGVFGQTTALAAREAGLTITIEAPTPTAPSMSKAIEQFLAVNNKSK
- the yidD gene encoding membrane protein insertion efficiency factor YidD → MKKLLANILIGIIRLYQGAISPYLPPSCRYTPTCSAYGVEAIKKHGPFKGGWLTIKRVLSCHPWGGSGYDPVP
- the pta gene encoding phosphate acetyltransferase, encoding MSLMKAIRENAQKLNKCIVLPEGTEERTLKAADFILKEKLARIILIGNKSEIQNKANEWGLQFIVQATIIDPVDNPDKERYAKILFEIRKSKGMTWEEALRLTEDPLYLATLLIKAGEADGEVAGAMNATGNVLRPAFQIVKTLPGISVVSGAFLMIFKDNPYVPGNILVFADCAVHPDPTAPELAEIAVSTALTAKAIAGLEPRVAMLSFSTKGSAKHALCDKVVEATRIAREKAPWLEIDGELQADAAIVEAVGMLKAPGSQVAGKANVLVFPSLETGNIAYKLVQRLAGAEAIGPVLQGMAAPINDLSRGCSVSDIVNLVAITANQAGGM